In one Kineococcus rhizosphaerae genomic region, the following are encoded:
- a CDS encoding isochorismatase family protein, with the protein MSVDDYAGAGFGAGLTPGARPALLLVDPARAYTDPGSFLYAGPAAVRAAEAMRALMAAARAAGIPVVVTRVAIAADGADAGVFFRKVPGLRAFGPGSPLAEYVEGLAPQEGDVEVVKQYPSAYFGTDLVARLRERGVDTVLIGGFSTSGCVRASTLDTLQNGFVPLVVTDACGDRDASVQAANLFDMGQKMAELWSLDTASRYLAGVSVP; encoded by the coding sequence GTGAGCGTCGACGACTACGCCGGAGCCGGTTTCGGCGCCGGACTCACCCCGGGGGCCCGCCCCGCGCTGCTGCTGGTGGACCCGGCCCGCGCCTACACCGACCCCGGCTCCTTCCTGTACGCCGGGCCGGCCGCCGTGCGGGCCGCCGAGGCGATGCGCGCGCTGATGGCCGCGGCCCGGGCGGCGGGGATCCCCGTCGTCGTGACCCGCGTCGCGATCGCCGCCGACGGCGCGGACGCGGGGGTCTTCTTCCGCAAGGTCCCGGGGCTGCGCGCGTTCGGTCCCGGCAGCCCGCTCGCCGAGTACGTCGAGGGCCTGGCCCCGCAGGAGGGCGATGTCGAGGTCGTCAAGCAGTACCCCAGCGCCTACTTCGGCACCGACCTGGTGGCCCGGCTGCGCGAACGGGGCGTCGACACCGTCCTCATCGGCGGGTTCAGCACGTCCGGGTGCGTGCGGGCCAGCACGCTGGACACGCTGCAGAACGGCTTCGTGCCCCTCGTGGTGACCGATGCGTGCGGCGACCGCGACGCGTCCGTGCAGGCGGCGAACCTGTTCGACATGGGCCAGAAGATGGCCGAGCTGTGGTCGCTGGACACCGCGAGCCGGTACCTGGCGGGGGTGTCCGTACCCTGA
- a CDS encoding MFS transporter, which yields MSRRNPWTVFSATSTGVVAVFLNTSGVNVALPTIARELGASAAQSSWVLLSYMLVTTALILAIGRLADIVGRRPLYLGGYVLFTLATAACALAPGPELLIAARTVQAVGAAALVTNTTALLTDTFPPGSLGRGLGLNATVAAVTQALGPLAGGAATSWWGWRGTFLVTLPICVAGLVWSLLVIPRGPAATGPRERFDGTGAVLSTAALAATLLALSPDVLTAMGFPRAGPVLGGAALLLWAVFVAWLRRSRSPLVDLGVLLHRLRAPLYAAVLLNAAAQYAVVVLASLVLQSTGRVGALAAGLLVSPLAVGTTAGAVVAAQLVGRFPARTLVTVGSSAVLAGTVLLAVVLTPDGTYWPVFAGLLAVGFGTGLFMTPGTSLLMLTVPADRRGVANGVRSALQNVGFLLSTAVGLGLATRELTGADRADAYAGALRAAPQVLGAFSGGVRTAMVVLSLLALGALLACLALPARRPAPLTPPADAPANPPTTPPVVEENVP from the coding sequence ATGAGCCGCCGCAACCCCTGGACGGTGTTCTCGGCGACCAGCACCGGGGTCGTCGCCGTCTTCCTCAACACCTCCGGCGTCAACGTCGCCCTGCCGACGATCGCGCGCGAGCTCGGGGCGAGCGCCGCCCAGTCCAGCTGGGTGCTGCTGTCCTACATGCTCGTCACGACGGCGCTGATCCTCGCGATCGGCCGGCTCGCCGACATCGTCGGCCGCAGGCCGCTGTACCTGGGCGGGTACGTGCTGTTCACCCTCGCCACGGCCGCCTGCGCGCTCGCCCCCGGTCCCGAGCTGCTCATCGCGGCGCGGACCGTCCAGGCGGTCGGCGCGGCCGCGCTCGTGACGAACACCACCGCGCTGCTCACCGACACGTTCCCCCCGGGGTCCCTGGGGCGCGGGCTCGGGCTCAACGCGACCGTCGCCGCCGTCACCCAGGCCCTGGGACCGCTGGCCGGCGGCGCGGCGACGAGCTGGTGGGGCTGGCGCGGGACGTTCCTCGTGACGCTGCCGATCTGCGTGGCCGGGCTCGTCTGGTCCCTGCTCGTCATCCCCCGGGGCCCGGCGGCGACCGGTCCGCGGGAACGGTTCGACGGCACCGGGGCGGTGCTGTCGACCGCGGCGCTGGCGGCGACCCTGCTGGCGCTGTCGCCCGACGTCCTGACCGCGATGGGCTTCCCCCGCGCCGGGCCGGTCCTCGGGGGTGCGGCCCTGCTGCTGTGGGCCGTCTTCGTCGCCTGGCTGCGGCGCAGCCGCTCCCCGCTCGTCGACCTCGGGGTCCTGCTGCACCGCCTGCGCGCTCCGCTGTACGCGGCCGTCCTGCTCAACGCCGCGGCGCAGTACGCCGTCGTCGTCCTCGCCTCCCTCGTCCTGCAGTCCACGGGGCGGGTCGGGGCGCTGGCGGCGGGGTTGCTCGTCAGCCCGCTCGCCGTGGGCACCACTGCGGGAGCGGTCGTGGCCGCCCAGCTCGTGGGCCGGTTCCCGGCGCGCACGCTCGTCACGGTGGGCAGTTCCGCCGTCCTCGCCGGCACGGTCCTGCTCGCCGTCGTCCTGACCCCCGACGGGACGTACTGGCCGGTGTTCGCGGGGTTGCTCGCGGTGGGGTTCGGCACGGGGCTGTTCATGACCCCCGGCACGAGCCTGCTCATGCTGACCGTCCCGGCCGACCGGCGCGGCGTCGCCAACGGGGTCCGCTCGGCGCTGCAGAACGTCGGGTTCCTGCTCAGCACCGCCGTCGGGCTCGGGCTGGCGACCCGGGAGCTGACGGGGGCCGACCGCGCCGACGCCTACGCCGGTGCGCTGCGGGCGGCGCCGCAGGTGCTGGGCGCCTTCTCCGGCGGGGTCCGCACCGCGATGGTCGTCCTGTCGCTGCTGGCCCTCGGCGCGCTCCTCGCCTGCCTCGCCCTGCCGGCGCGCCGTCCCGCGCCGCTCACCCCACCCGCCGACGCACCCGCCAACCCACCCACCACCCCACCCGTCGTGGAGGAGAACGTCCCGTGA
- a CDS encoding amidase, protein MTTPSGPSSDALPDPVADEEFDELLSRHRSRPHAPSPSAQAPEPWDGTTFLERFPRPVPRRGTPPAPRPDASRVPGVAELLAGYADGALDPVTVVEEVLAAVGPDGPAPTAFLAECAGAREAAADSARRWAGGRARPLEGVPFGVKDIVDVAGTPVTCGSLLTGDRVAATDAVVVARLRAAGAVPVVMTATTEFACGLALNARYGAVQNPWRAGRWTGGSSTGSGAAVAARVVPFALGTDTGGSVRVPSSLCGISGLKPTYGLLPRDGVSALSWTLDHVGPMARSALDLALVLAVLADAPVQVCADLQGVRVGRVRGWFEQRCDAGVVAATDETVRVLRAHGAEVVDVDLPGAARAYDDGLVVLSAELAATQEGNADRAGLFDGGTRKRLGRGARVSAADYLRALRGRALAQRELLDVMDRADVDVLLTPGVGTTAPHLDDLTADVDDERVPLQEIVPRNTSPFNVTGFPALVVPAGTGRDDLPVAVQLVARPYAEDLLLGVGAGLQAVTDHHLAAPAGRGATVPA, encoded by the coding sequence GTGACGACCCCCTCCGGACCCTCGTCCGACGCCCTGCCCGACCCCGTGGCCGACGAGGAGTTCGACGAGCTCCTGAGCCGGCACCGGTCCCGGCCGCACGCGCCCTCCCCGAGCGCGCAGGCCCCCGAGCCCTGGGACGGCACCACCTTCCTGGAGCGGTTCCCGCGCCCGGTGCCCCGGCGCGGGACCCCCCCGGCACCGCGCCCCGACGCCTCGAGGGTCCCGGGCGTCGCGGAACTGCTGGCGGGGTACGCGGACGGTGCGCTGGACCCCGTGACCGTGGTCGAGGAGGTCCTCGCCGCCGTCGGCCCGGACGGGCCCGCCCCCACCGCCTTCCTCGCCGAGTGCGCCGGGGCCCGCGAGGCCGCCGCCGACAGCGCCCGCCGCTGGGCCGGCGGGCGGGCGCGGCCGCTGGAGGGCGTCCCCTTCGGCGTCAAGGACATCGTCGACGTCGCCGGGACGCCCGTGACGTGCGGGTCGCTGCTGACGGGCGACCGGGTCGCGGCGACCGACGCGGTCGTGGTCGCCCGCCTGCGCGCGGCCGGGGCGGTCCCCGTCGTCATGACCGCCACCACCGAGTTCGCCTGCGGGCTCGCCCTCAACGCGCGCTACGGCGCCGTGCAGAACCCCTGGCGCGCCGGACGGTGGACGGGGGGTTCCTCGACGGGGTCGGGGGCGGCCGTCGCCGCCCGCGTCGTCCCGTTCGCCCTGGGGACCGACACCGGCGGGTCCGTCCGCGTCCCGAGCTCGCTGTGCGGGATCTCCGGGCTCAAACCCACGTACGGGCTCCTCCCGCGCGACGGCGTGAGCGCCCTGTCGTGGACGCTCGACCACGTCGGGCCGATGGCCCGCAGCGCCCTCGACCTGGCCCTCGTGCTCGCCGTCCTGGCCGACGCGCCCGTGCAGGTCTGCGCGGACCTGCAGGGGGTGCGGGTCGGCCGGGTCCGCGGCTGGTTCGAGCAGCGCTGCGACGCCGGGGTGGTCGCGGCCACCGACGAGACGGTGCGGGTGCTGCGGGCCCACGGGGCCGAGGTCGTCGACGTCGACCTGCCCGGTGCCGCGCGCGCGTACGACGACGGCCTGGTCGTCCTGTCCGCCGAGCTCGCCGCGACCCAGGAGGGCAACGCCGACCGCGCCGGGCTCTTCGACGGCGGGACCCGCAAGCGCCTGGGGCGCGGCGCCCGCGTCAGCGCGGCCGACTACCTGCGGGCCCTGCGGGGTCGTGCGCTCGCCCAGCGCGAGCTGCTCGACGTCATGGACCGGGCGGACGTCGACGTCCTGCTCACCCCCGGGGTGGGCACGACGGCCCCGCACCTGGACGACCTCACCGCGGACGTGGACGACGAACGGGTCCCGCTGCAGGAGATCGTCCCCCGAAACACCTCACCGTTCAACGTGACGGGTTTCCCGGCGCTCGTCGTGCCGGCCGGGACCGGTCGCGACGACCTGCCCGTCGCCGTCCAGCTCGTCGCCCGGCCGTACGCCGAGGACCTGCTGCTGGGCGTCGGTGCGGGGTTGCAGGCGGTCACCGACCACCACCTCGCGGCCCCGGCCGGACGGGGAGCCACCGTCCCCGCATGA